The genomic DNA CATCGGGGTTGGGGTCCGAGGGCCGGTTCCTTTCGGCCGCACAGCGTCGTCGATAACCAACCCGGCGGCATCATGGCGGATGCGGCGCTCACGCGCTTTTAACTCCTGATCTGCGACAGCTACGCGCTAGCTTGCCTCAGTAGCAGGCCCGACGACGGGGCTGGACCGCCGATGAACTACGCCGCCAACGCCTACGCCAAGACCTCCCACAGCGCGCTGTCGCCCCGCGAAGCCGAATCCGCCGTGCTGCTCAAGGCGGCGCAGAAGCTGATCGGCGCCAGCCAGGGGCTCGCCAGCGGCGACGCCGGGCGCATCAACGAGGCCCTGTCGTTCAACCAGCGGGTCTGGACGCTGCTGACCTCCGAGGCGACGTCCGCGGAGAACCCGCTCCCCGCCGACGTGAAGCAGGGCGTCGGACGCCTGGGCGTGTTCGTGCTCCAGAGCTGCATCGACACGATGATCGCTCCCACGCCGGAGAAGATCGCCACGCTCGTGTCGATCAACAATCACATCGCCGCCGGCCTGCAGGGCAATCCCGGCTGAGGCCGCGTGCCGGTCAGCGAGCCGCCGCGGCGTCCGGCACCTCGGCCGGCGATTCGGCGCCGGCCGCCTCCCACTCGACGAGCTTGCGGCTCAGCTTGAGCGACCGGTAATACTCGCCGGCCTCCACCGCCTCGGCGATCGCGGCGATCTGCCCGGCGGCGGCCGGCGCGAGTCCCAGCAAATCCGTGGCCTGCCGGAAGAACAGGTCGATGCCCTGCGTCGGGTCGTCGGCGAGGTAGATGACCGTCAGGGTCAGGTGGAGACGCTTGCAGGCCGTGTCGGCCTCGCTCTCCGTGATGATCTCGCTCTCGCGCAGGAACTTGCACTGCGTCTCGATCAGGAAGGTCGAGCGACGGTCGCCGTTGCGGAGCAGCGCGCCGTTGATGATCAACCGCTCGAACGGCTTGAGTTCCAGGCGCAGGGGCATCGGGTGTTCCTTTCTAGAAGACCCGGCGATCTCATTCGCGAACCGTTAACGTTTCGCGAATGTCGGACGGCGGCGCCGCCGTTGCCGCGGGTTGCCATGATGGTAAACTCAGACAAATTCCGGCCGGGCGAGCCACGTCGAGGAGGATCGATGACGGCGAAGGGCGATCAGCGCGCGCGGTATCCCAGCCTCGCCGGCAAGCGCGTCCTCGTGACCGGCGGTGCCTCGGGCATCGGCGAGGGGCTGGTGGAGGCCTTCGTCGGGCAGGGCGCCCGCGTCCTGTTCTTCGATATCGCCGACGACGCGGCCCGCGCCGTGGTGGCGCGCCTCGCGCCCGGCGCCGCGCACGCCCCGCTCTACCGGCGCTGCGACCTGACCGATATCGAGGCGGTCCGCGCGCTGGTGGCCGAGGCCGACACGGCCCTCGGCGGGCTCGACATCCTGATCAACAATGCCGGCAACGACGACCGCCACGCTCTCGCGGACGTGACGCCCGCCTACTGGGACGACCGGATGGCGGTGAATCTGCGCCACCTGTTCTTCGCGGCCCAGGCGGCGGTCCCACCCATGCGCCGCGCCGGCGGTGGCGTGATCCTCAATTTCGGATCGATCAGCTGGCATCTCGGGCTGACGGAGATGCCGCTCTACCAGACCGCCAAGGCGGCGATCGAGGGCATGACCCGGGCGCTCGCCCGCGACCTCGGCCGCGACAACATCCGGGTGGCGGCGATCGTGCCGGGCAACGTTCAGACGCCCCGCCAGGAGCGATGGTACTCGCCGGAGGGCGAGGCGGAGATCGTCGCCGCGCAGTGCCTGAACGGTCGGATCCAGCCGGCCGACGTCGCCGCGCTGGTCCTGTTCCTGGCCTCGGACGATGCCCGGATGTGTACGGCCCACGCGTACTTCATCGACGCGGGCTGGCGCTAGGACCGGCGCCGGGCAACCAAGCGGCCGGGCAAAAGATCGGCCGGGCGGAGGCGTCGACGGCGCTCCGGCCCGGCCCGCTTTCCTGCCTCAGTCGCAGGTCTCCTTCTTGACGGTCTTCGAGTCGCCCATGTCGTTCTCCTTGCGCACCGTCTTGGTGACGCAGCCGTCGCCGTGGTCGTGGACGGTCACGGACTTCGACTCGGAGGCCGGGCGGTCGACGACGACGGCCGGGCGGTCGCGCTCGATCACCGTGGTCTGGGCTTGCGCGGCGGCGCCGAGGCTCAACAGGGCGGCGGTCGCGAGCAAGGTCATGCGCATGCTGAAACTCCAATACCGATTTCGGTAGCGGATAACGGCAATGCCAGCTTGGGCGTTCCGCGGCGTGTCGCGTCCTGAGGCGGGCCGAACCAGTAGAGAACTTGGCTCGGCCCGCGCGCCGTTCGGCATGAGGTGCAGCCGGAGCGACGGCGCCAATGACCGCGGAAGCCGA from Methylobacterium oryzae includes the following:
- the flaF gene encoding flagellar biosynthesis regulator FlaF yields the protein MNYAANAYAKTSHSALSPREAESAVLLKAAQKLIGASQGLASGDAGRINEALSFNQRVWTLLTSEATSAENPLPADVKQGVGRLGVFVLQSCIDTMIAPTPEKIATLVSINNHIAAGLQGNPG
- a CDS encoding flagellar biosynthesis repressor FlbT encodes the protein MPLRLELKPFERLIINGALLRNGDRRSTFLIETQCKFLRESEIITESEADTACKRLHLTLTVIYLADDPTQGIDLFFRQATDLLGLAPAAAGQIAAIAEAVEAGEYYRSLKLSRKLVEWEAAGAESPAEVPDAAAAR
- a CDS encoding SDR family NAD(P)-dependent oxidoreductase, whose protein sequence is MTAKGDQRARYPSLAGKRVLVTGGASGIGEGLVEAFVGQGARVLFFDIADDAARAVVARLAPGAAHAPLYRRCDLTDIEAVRALVAEADTALGGLDILINNAGNDDRHALADVTPAYWDDRMAVNLRHLFFAAQAAVPPMRRAGGGVILNFGSISWHLGLTEMPLYQTAKAAIEGMTRALARDLGRDNIRVAAIVPGNVQTPRQERWYSPEGEAEIVAAQCLNGRIQPADVAALVLFLASDDARMCTAHAYFIDAGWR